A window of Lacibacter sediminis contains these coding sequences:
- a CDS encoding RNA polymerase sigma-70 factor — MPNKKPHKSIKDLQRQIAVYEDETAYKELFFILFNSLTRFATGIVQSKEVAEEIVSDVFMGIWTDRAKLNAIDDLQLYIFIAVKNNSIRKAKQLHKRTTISIDEIDVNMESIYQNPEQRLISAESVSRIETAINHLPQRARLIFKLAKEDNMRYKDIATLLNISVKTVDNQLAIALKKITTALGAPFRKKS; from the coding sequence GTGCCAAACAAGAAGCCACATAAAAGTATCAAAGATCTTCAGCGGCAAATTGCTGTTTATGAAGATGAAACTGCTTATAAAGAGTTGTTCTTTATTCTATTCAATTCGCTTACACGCTTCGCTACAGGTATTGTTCAATCAAAAGAAGTTGCTGAGGAAATCGTATCGGATGTCTTTATGGGTATCTGGACAGACCGGGCAAAACTCAATGCAATTGACGACTTGCAACTCTACATCTTTATAGCTGTAAAAAATAATTCCATCCGCAAAGCAAAGCAATTGCATAAACGCACAACTATTTCCATTGATGAGATAGACGTGAACATGGAATCGATTTATCAAAATCCCGAACAACGGTTGATATCGGCCGAAAGTGTTAGCCGTATTGAAACAGCGATCAATCATTTGCCTCAACGGGCACGACTTATTTTTAAACTGGCCAAGGAAGATAATATGCGTTATAAGGATATTGCTACCTTACTCAATATCTCTGTAAAAACGGTTGATAACCAGCTGGCCATTGCCCTCAAAAAGATCACAACCGCCCTTGGCGCACCCTTCCGCAAAAAAAGTTGA
- a CDS encoding FecR family protein, whose amino-acid sequence MSRDKIWHLFSRKLANEASIEELHELQQLLEDNPTLFHEMEAIEQLWNSEAQEDSDYLEATYHLHYEKMKKLGIEPKHIDEPELEPEKINISFFTPKRKKAIAMVSLFAVTVIAFFFIKKPSAEESALTADVAAAPKEVATKNGVSTKMLLPDGSTVWLNAGSKLDYTRIGKSGNREVQLTGEAFFDIVKNPERPFIIHTSKIDVKVLGTKFNVKAYPDDKTVETSLVQGSVEVFVKNRPGEKYLLKPNQKLVLLNNAEADVLPKATVNKSPKFPIIAIDHLTYRDNDTMAVETSWMQNKLVFEDEAFAEVARKMERWYDVRIQFRNRSLEDELLNGDFRKETLKQALDALRITTDFRYKIEDKTVLIY is encoded by the coding sequence ATGAGCAGAGATAAAATCTGGCATCTGTTTTCACGCAAACTGGCAAATGAAGCCAGCATAGAAGAATTGCATGAATTGCAACAGCTTCTCGAAGATAATCCCACCCTTTTTCACGAGATGGAAGCCATAGAACAGCTATGGAATTCTGAGGCACAGGAGGATTCTGATTATCTTGAAGCAACCTATCATCTCCATTACGAAAAAATGAAAAAGCTCGGTATCGAGCCTAAACATATTGATGAGCCAGAGCTAGAGCCTGAGAAAATAAATATTTCCTTTTTCACCCCTAAAAGAAAAAAAGCGATTGCCATGGTCAGCTTGTTTGCTGTTACAGTGATTGCATTTTTCTTTATAAAGAAGCCGTCAGCAGAAGAATCAGCGCTTACAGCCGATGTAGCAGCAGCTCCAAAAGAAGTAGCAACAAAGAATGGCGTTAGCACTAAAATGCTGTTACCCGATGGTTCTACGGTTTGGTTAAATGCAGGAAGTAAGCTTGATTATACACGTATTGGCAAATCAGGTAACAGGGAAGTGCAACTTACAGGTGAAGCATTCTTTGATATCGTAAAAAATCCGGAACGTCCATTTATTATACACACATCAAAGATTGATGTGAAGGTGTTGGGAACAAAATTTAATGTGAAGGCTTATCCGGATGATAAAACAGTTGAAACCAGTTTGGTGCAGGGGAGTGTGGAAGTATTTGTAAAGAATCGCCCCGGAGAAAAGTACCTGTTGAAACCTAACCAGAAATTAGTGTTATTGAACAATGCAGAGGCTGATGTTTTGCCAAAGGCTACAGTAAACAAAAGTCCCAAGTTTCCAATCATTGCAATTGATCATTTAACATACCGTGACAATGATACAATGGCAGTAGAAACATCATGGATGCAAAACAAGTTGGTTTTTGAAGATGAAGCATTTGCCGAAGTAGCAAGAAAAATGGAGCGATGGTATGATGTGCGGATTCAATTCAGGAACAGGTCGCTTGAAGATGAATTGCTGAACGGCGATTTTCGAAAAGAAACACTCAAACAGGCGCTTGACGCCTTGCGGATCACAACAGATTTTCGATATAAGATTGAAGATAAAACTGTCCTTATTTATTAA
- a CDS encoding TonB-dependent receptor, translated as MKLTIMLVVLCTFHASAGLTAQTITLKIQNTEISQVLNSIQKQGDFRFLYNSKLKDLKQKVSVEFENLNIREVMERLFAGTSLTYVQLENNLVAIRSSNPDEKDIRVTGKVTSETGEAISAASVILKGTNNGTVTDGDGNFAITVPENAVLIISAVGYLTTEVSVAGKQQLTVKLVQSTQKMDEVVVIGYGTASRRDLTGSIAKVKGEEIASQPNTNPLASLQSKVAGLNIVNTAIPGSAPDVRIRGTISVGTIRPVYIIDGIFSDNMDFVNPSEIESIEVLKDPSSLAIFGIKGAAGAILVTTKRAKVGQTNINFNTTFGVKNLVDKIQLANGDEFRSLLTFEANNRVADDPASNSLLSFVNNVGGPGMSAFPGNTDWIDAVTRTATFSTTNLSIDGSTDKNRFHFGLGYTYDEGLVKHVKYERLTMNINDEFKINRKWKVGFGIIGSKENLPYNSGALENARRSLPIVPTATKQFYTRNPYGVDSGYYDLYSNTPIIQNSETNPLATLEYNWNKRIDGRYRFVGNTFVDINITKDLNFRSTWYADMSFRNNREYTPLYYLYDPTATGSNQVFLRNSLTAVRQDIINTKAFQQDYIATYKKKFGDHSITATGGFTTYYSSYEQVSGTLSQRTQGVNIIPDEKRFWYLNTGFGDLKSIIPTGQSEYTTVSGLARVLYNYKNKYYLNGSFRRDGASQINREYSKKFQNFWAVGAAWEISKESFMDNQKVFDFLKLKASTGLLGNFTAQGKAYPAYPTFSTTSSAVFGDNLIPVYVPDYLFDPNLKWETVSSSEVGVEADMLNRRLHFEAAYYYKKTNDLIVLLEPSGILPTLTNNGSIENRGFEFVAGWTQQITKDMSFSIGGNLTTYANKVLHLEFAARKTISSSEQTPNQAETGFPIGYFYGLIADGIYQSYADILASPVNTINGGGVKPGDLKYRDLNKDGIINDKDRTMIGNPTPDFTYAINGTFRYKSFDLNVDFAGSYGNEIYRVWGTSEQKNSVYNYPKYYTQAWTAAGTSSTVPIVNQNHLVNRAPSTYGIEDGSYFRVRNLGLGYTFGKFPKVTGLKNLKLTFNVQNLMTWKRNLGYSPEFAGDAFSFGMDFGGAGSALPRVITFGLNANF; from the coding sequence ATGAAACTAACGATTATGCTTGTTGTGTTGTGTACGTTTCATGCCTCGGCAGGCCTCACCGCACAAACAATAACACTCAAAATTCAAAACACGGAAATTTCGCAGGTGCTGAACAGCATCCAAAAACAGGGAGATTTCAGATTTCTCTATAATTCCAAACTAAAAGATCTAAAGCAGAAAGTATCTGTTGAGTTCGAAAATCTCAACATCAGGGAAGTGATGGAACGCCTGTTTGCAGGCACAAGCCTCACTTATGTTCAGCTGGAAAACAACCTCGTTGCTATCCGCTCATCAAACCCCGATGAAAAAGATATTCGTGTTACCGGTAAAGTAACCAGTGAAACAGGAGAAGCGATCTCTGCAGCATCAGTTATTCTGAAAGGAACCAACAACGGTACTGTTACAGACGGAGATGGTAATTTTGCAATTACTGTTCCTGAAAATGCAGTGTTGATCATTTCTGCAGTAGGTTATCTCACAACAGAAGTATCGGTTGCAGGAAAGCAACAACTTACTGTTAAGCTGGTACAATCAACACAAAAAATGGATGAGGTTGTGGTGATTGGTTATGGTACTGCCAGCAGAAGAGATCTTACCGGTTCTATTGCCAAAGTAAAAGGTGAAGAAATTGCTTCCCAGCCAAATACAAACCCGCTTGCATCATTGCAATCAAAAGTAGCAGGTTTGAACATTGTGAACACTGCCATCCCCGGTTCAGCACCTGATGTAAGGATCAGAGGAACGATCAGTGTTGGTACCATTCGCCCCGTTTATATTATCGATGGTATTTTCAGTGATAACATGGATTTTGTTAATCCAAGTGAAATTGAAAGTATTGAAGTATTGAAAGATCCTTCTTCACTTGCCATCTTTGGTATTAAAGGTGCGGCAGGTGCAATTCTTGTTACAACGAAGCGTGCAAAAGTTGGACAAACAAATATCAATTTCAATACAACGTTTGGCGTTAAAAACCTGGTTGATAAAATTCAACTGGCCAATGGCGATGAATTCAGATCATTGTTAACATTTGAAGCCAACAATCGTGTGGCAGATGATCCTGCATCAAATTCATTGTTGAGCTTTGTTAATAATGTTGGTGGTCCGGGTATGTCAGCATTTCCAGGCAATACAGATTGGATCGATGCGGTAACACGCACAGCAACATTCAGCACAACCAATCTTAGTATTGATGGAAGTACCGATAAGAACAGGTTCCATTTTGGGTTAGGTTATACATACGATGAAGGTTTGGTGAAACACGTGAAATACGAACGTTTGACCATGAACATTAATGATGAATTTAAAATAAACAGAAAATGGAAGGTTGGTTTTGGTATTATTGGTTCTAAAGAAAATCTGCCTTATAACAGTGGCGCTTTAGAAAATGCAAGGAGATCATTACCGATCGTTCCTACTGCAACTAAACAATTCTACACAAGAAATCCATACGGTGTTGATTCTGGTTATTACGATCTGTATTCTAACACACCCATCATTCAGAATTCAGAAACCAATCCATTGGCAACATTGGAATACAACTGGAACAAACGGATTGATGGCCGTTACCGCTTTGTTGGAAATACATTTGTTGATATCAACATCACAAAGGACCTCAACTTCAGAAGTACATGGTATGCTGATATGAGTTTCCGTAATAACAGGGAATACACTCCGTTGTATTATCTGTACGATCCAACTGCAACAGGAAGCAACCAGGTATTCTTAAGAAACAGTCTTACAGCTGTTCGCCAGGATATCATCAACACCAAAGCATTCCAACAGGATTATATTGCTACTTACAAAAAGAAATTTGGTGATCATTCAATAACTGCAACAGGAGGTTTTACAACTTATTACAGCAGTTACGAGCAGGTGAGTGGTACATTAAGCCAAAGAACTCAGGGTGTAAATATCATTCCTGATGAGAAGCGTTTCTGGTATCTCAATACAGGTTTTGGTGATCTTAAAAGTATTATACCAACCGGCCAAAGTGAGTACACAACTGTATCAGGTTTGGCAAGGGTACTTTACAATTACAAGAACAAATATTATCTGAACGGAAGTTTCCGTAGAGATGGTGCAAGCCAGATCAACAGAGAGTATTCAAAGAAATTCCAAAACTTCTGGGCAGTTGGTGCGGCTTGGGAAATTTCGAAAGAAAGCTTCATGGATAACCAAAAAGTATTCGACTTCCTGAAGTTAAAAGCATCAACAGGTTTGCTGGGTAACTTTACTGCACAAGGAAAAGCATATCCTGCATATCCAACATTCTCTACCACATCTTCAGCTGTATTTGGTGATAATTTAATTCCTGTTTATGTTCCGGATTATCTTTTCGATCCGAACCTGAAATGGGAAACTGTAAGCTCATCAGAAGTTGGTGTTGAAGCAGACATGTTAAACAGACGTTTACATTTTGAAGCAGCTTATTATTACAAGAAAACAAATGACCTCATCGTTCTTCTCGAACCATCAGGTATTTTACCAACACTTACTAATAACGGTTCAATTGAGAACAGAGGTTTTGAGTTTGTTGCAGGATGGACACAGCAAATCACAAAAGATATGAGTTTTTCTATTGGCGGTAACCTTACAACGTATGCAAACAAAGTGTTGCATCTTGAGTTTGCTGCAAGAAAAACAATTTCTTCAAGTGAGCAAACGCCTAACCAGGCTGAAACAGGTTTCCCGATTGGTTATTTCTACGGTCTTATTGCTGATGGTATTTATCAATCATATGCCGACATTCTTGCATCACCTGTGAATACAATTAATGGTGGTGGTGTTAAGCCGGGTGATCTCAAGTACAGAGATTTGAATAAGGATGGCATTATAAATGATAAGGACAGAACAATGATCGGTAACCCGACCCCTGATTTCACGTATGCCATCAATGGAACATTCCGTTACAAATCATTCGATCTGAATGTAGATTTTGCAGGAAGCTATGGTAATGAAATTTACAGAGTGTGGGGAACATCAGAACAAAAGAACTCTGTTTACAACTATCCGAAATATTATACTCAGGCATGGACAGCAGCCGGCACTTCCAGTACCGTTCCGATCGTAAATCAGAACCACCTTGTAAACAGGGCGCCTTCTACTTACGGTATTGAAGATGGAAGTTATTTCAGGGTCAGAAACCTCGGACTGGGATATACATTCGGAAAGTTTCCTAAGGTAACAGGTTTAAAGAATCTGAAGTTAACCTTCAATGTACAAAACCTGATGACATGGAAACGTAACTTAGGCTATTCACCTGAATTTGCAGGAGATGCATTTTCTTTCGGAATGGATTTTGGCGGAGCAGGAAGTGCATTACCACGTGTTATAACATTTGGACTCAATGCAAATTTTTAA
- a CDS encoding RagB/SusD family nutrient uptake outer membrane protein: MIKIKKLVVAAMLALPTITLITGCKKFLDRQPLQATVDDIKVGALEGKALGLYGAIRNSAAQPYCGDGFQSIPWVAMNGFRSDDAEIVSDPGASAWHQTYDNFQYTKDDWGAGLYWDKHYVFIGLCNDALDEAEKGGYTDPGSMINIAEARFFRAYAYFDLVRTFGDVPKIDFKINTPSDGNIQKSPSAQIYALIDADLTFAAQHLPSEWETKYKGRLTTYAAKTLHAKALLYRQQWASALALCKDVIASTKYDLFTPYWKIWKKEGELNVESIFEIQASKTAGDGNTYWSRLGQCQGVRGSGTWDLGWGWNTPSASLVSAYEAGDVRKDATILFSNQSDGGTNTGGYGLVVPNLTNALYWNKKVYNQYSDYQAAGLGTPNNEAQNTWVNHRVLRYSDVLLMAAEAANEIGGAANQNDAKTWVNKVRTRAGLPDINFVDQAQMRAAVKKERRFEFAMEFERFFDLVRWGDAATVLSANGYQNKHRYFPIPTSALNSNPNLTQNPEWP; the protein is encoded by the coding sequence ATGATCAAGATAAAAAAATTAGTAGTTGCTGCAATGCTTGCGTTGCCCACTATTACACTTATTACCGGTTGCAAAAAATTTCTCGACAGACAGCCCTTACAGGCAACTGTTGATGATATTAAAGTTGGTGCATTGGAAGGAAAGGCATTGGGCTTATATGGTGCCATCCGTAACTCTGCTGCACAACCTTATTGTGGAGATGGCTTTCAAAGCATTCCATGGGTGGCTATGAATGGTTTCCGTTCAGACGATGCTGAGATCGTTTCAGATCCCGGTGCTTCTGCCTGGCACCAAACGTATGATAATTTCCAATACACAAAAGATGATTGGGGAGCAGGTTTGTATTGGGATAAGCACTATGTTTTCATTGGTCTTTGTAACGATGCGTTGGATGAAGCTGAGAAAGGTGGTTACACCGATCCCGGTTCAATGATCAATATAGCTGAAGCGAGATTCTTTAGAGCATACGCTTACTTTGATCTGGTGAGAACGTTTGGCGATGTGCCTAAAATTGATTTCAAGATCAATACACCATCAGATGGTAACATACAAAAATCACCATCTGCACAGATCTACGCATTGATCGATGCTGATCTTACGTTTGCAGCACAGCATCTTCCTTCAGAATGGGAAACAAAGTATAAAGGCCGTCTCACAACGTATGCAGCAAAAACACTGCATGCAAAAGCTTTGCTTTACAGACAACAATGGGCATCGGCTTTAGCACTTTGTAAAGATGTGATCGCTTCAACTAAATACGATTTGTTTACGCCTTACTGGAAAATATGGAAGAAAGAAGGTGAACTGAATGTTGAATCGATCTTCGAAATACAGGCATCAAAAACAGCTGGTGATGGTAACACATACTGGAGTCGTCTTGGACAATGCCAGGGCGTACGTGGTTCTGGTACCTGGGATCTTGGCTGGGGTTGGAATACACCATCTGCAAGTCTTGTAAGTGCATATGAAGCAGGTGATGTTCGTAAAGATGCGACCATTCTTTTCTCAAATCAGTCAGACGGTGGTACTAATACCGGTGGATATGGATTAGTGGTTCCCAATCTTACCAATGCTTTGTACTGGAACAAGAAAGTATATAATCAATACAGCGATTACCAGGCTGCAGGTTTGGGTACACCAAATAATGAAGCCCAGAACACATGGGTTAACCACAGAGTGTTGCGTTATTCAGATGTATTGTTGATGGCTGCAGAAGCTGCTAATGAAATTGGTGGTGCTGCTAATCAAAATGATGCAAAGACATGGGTTAACAAGGTTCGTACAAGAGCAGGGTTGCCTGATATAAATTTTGTTGATCAGGCACAGATGCGTGCAGCAGTGAAGAAAGAAAGAAGATTTGAATTTGCAATGGAGTTTGAACGTTTCTTTGATCTGGTTCGTTGGGGTGATGCAGCTACTGTATTAAGCGCCAACGGCTATCAGAATAAGCATCGTTACTTCCCGATTCCGACATCTGCATTGAATTCAAACCCGAATCTTACACAAAATCCTGAATGGCCGTAA
- a CDS encoding LamG domain-containing protein, with protein sequence MKNGIKIIFASAVLMLALFGCQKMNKPPLGDYPQDSNPPDGPLKFYAAFDGSTTNSLMNAVDSIKANFPSDNPLASVAGVRGKGIQGASKKFIKYPSFNSWVGSSSSFSISVWFKKNGQTLNNAGGNGPEHIFSLRGSDGNYHWSNAVMFLFLEGNNTSCAIKCMVVSPSNAADPNSSATDKWFEWAGGEAISGLVNDQWRHMVLVYDANTSGMTLYIDGVANSNVKTWGGHGAIRLAGAKVGEFRVGRGPRNDGDGDGEGGWLQSSFKGQMDQFRLYSKALTAAEVQTLFTGKM encoded by the coding sequence ATGAAAAATGGTATCAAAATAATATTTGCATCGGCTGTATTGATGCTGGCTCTTTTTGGTTGCCAGAAAATGAATAAGCCACCGTTGGGAGATTATCCGCAGGATAGTAATCCGCCTGATGGTCCCCTGAAATTCTATGCAGCGTTTGATGGCTCAACCACTAATTCACTGATGAATGCTGTGGATAGTATTAAAGCAAATTTCCCTTCTGATAACCCACTTGCTTCTGTTGCAGGAGTTAGAGGAAAAGGAATACAAGGTGCTTCCAAGAAGTTTATCAAATACCCCTCATTCAACTCATGGGTTGGTAGCAGCAGTAGTTTTTCTATTTCCGTTTGGTTCAAGAAAAACGGACAAACACTGAATAATGCTGGAGGCAATGGGCCTGAACACATTTTTTCCTTAAGAGGTTCTGACGGAAATTATCATTGGAGTAATGCAGTAATGTTTTTATTTCTTGAGGGCAATAATACTTCTTGCGCAATAAAATGTATGGTAGTAAGCCCATCAAACGCCGCTGATCCAAACAGTTCTGCTACTGATAAGTGGTTTGAGTGGGCTGGTGGGGAAGCGATTTCCGGATTAGTGAATGATCAATGGCGTCATATGGTTTTAGTATATGATGCAAATACAAGTGGAATGACGCTTTATATTGATGGCGTGGCAAACTCTAATGTTAAAACATGGGGAGGACACGGAGCTATTCGTCTTGCTGGTGCAAAAGTGGGTGAATTCAGAGTAGGAAGAGGACCAAGAAATGATGGTGATGGCGATGGAGAAGGTGGATGGTTACAAAGTTCTTTCAAGGGCCAAATGGATCAATTCAGATTGTACAGCAAAGCGCTCACTGCAGCTGAAGTTCAAACGCTTTTTACCGGTAAAATGTAA
- a CDS encoding VCBS repeat-containing protein codes for MVHQKPFSLVLLAAGFFVISCSSCKEKKENPLFVSLPSSQTNIQFVNEVKDKDMFNILYYLYFYNGGGVAIGDLNNDGLPDIYFTANSKGNNKLYLNKGNFQFEDITEKAGVKGTADWCSGVTMADVNADGLLDIYVSASSLHHGLKGQNELFINNGNGTFTESAEKFGLNFSGFGTQAAFFDYDHDGDLDCYLLNHSQKPNANIFDTSARRKPDMLSGDLLYRNELSTSGKFKDVSAEAGIYQSSLGYGLGIAVADFNNDGWEDIYVGNDFHENDYYYLNNGNGTFTEDGAGHFKHYSRFSMGNDAADINNDGQLDIVTVDMLPYDEKVLKTYGSDENPDTYKFKLMGHGYQNQYSRNCLQLNNGNGSSYSETALQSGISATDWSWSPLFADFDNDGNKDLFISTGIVKRPVDLDYVRFVSDLVLKMDVNKTNKYDQVAIDKMPDGASHPFFYKGDGGINFKDVSKEWGTLNMKGYFNGASYADLNNDGNLDVVINCINSPALILKNQSPAKLTIDIAFIGNNGNTYGIGSKAWVYSGGKVQYQQLMLTRGFQSSSDTKLHFGLDSVRYIDSILVVWPNQKYQVVKNIPARGFMEVNQSAAGGKFDYTAWFPAKQRQFTDISQQLLVNYAHRENDFLDYNKQYLIPHQLSTKGPKVAVADVNKDGLQDFYVCGASGQPGKLMVQTTAGKFTNIDTAIFSATKMSEEVDAVFFDADNDGNQDLYVVSGGNEYKDGDSSLSDHLYMNNGAGHFTVATNRIPNLLKNKSCVSVADIDKDGDTDLFVGGLVDARQYGKAQPSYLLLNDGKGNFSIAPPAVVDLENTGMVTAASFADMNNDGWNDLVVTGEWMPVKVFINKNGKFISTDIPASTGLWQTIHTADVNGDGLMDILAGNWGHNSKLYAGKDGPLKLYVRDFDGNGSVEQVMAYTVAGNEYTFLAKDELERALPVLKKVYLQYSEVAGKTVQYMFYDLFKDYTELKAETLSSSVFLNDGKGHFTRVELPEELQLAPVFSFSAAPATKPGSFIAAGNFYGTIPYEGRYDALCPGIFSFDKTKNKFTVDKNVIDIDGEVRDMKWLNLQGSKPVLMVARNNMPLSFYQPVK; via the coding sequence ATGGTTCATCAGAAACCTTTTTCTCTTGTCTTGCTCGCAGCAGGCTTCTTCGTTATTTCATGTAGTTCTTGTAAAGAGAAAAAAGAAAACCCTTTATTCGTAAGTCTTCCTTCATCACAAACAAATATTCAGTTTGTAAATGAGGTGAAGGATAAAGATATGTTCAATATCCTGTATTATTTGTATTTCTATAACGGAGGTGGCGTAGCTATCGGCGACCTGAATAATGATGGCTTGCCGGATATTTATTTTACGGCTAATTCTAAAGGAAACAATAAACTCTATTTAAACAAAGGTAATTTTCAATTCGAGGATATAACCGAAAAAGCAGGCGTTAAAGGAACGGCCGATTGGTGTTCAGGTGTTACCATGGCCGATGTGAATGCTGATGGCTTGTTAGATATCTACGTTTCTGCATCAAGTCTTCATCATGGATTGAAAGGACAAAATGAACTCTTTATCAATAATGGCAACGGCACATTTACTGAAAGTGCTGAAAAGTTCGGTTTAAATTTTTCGGGTTTCGGTACACAGGCAGCTTTTTTTGATTACGATCATGATGGTGATCTTGATTGTTATTTGCTCAATCATTCACAAAAACCAAACGCAAATATTTTCGATACTTCTGCACGAAGAAAACCAGACATGCTATCAGGCGATCTGCTTTACAGAAATGAACTTTCAACTTCCGGAAAGTTCAAAGATGTTTCAGCAGAAGCAGGCATTTACCAAAGCAGTCTTGGTTACGGATTAGGCATTGCAGTTGCAGATTTTAATAACGATGGCTGGGAAGATATTTATGTGGGTAATGATTTTCATGAGAATGATTACTACTATCTCAATAACGGCAATGGTACGTTTACCGAAGATGGTGCCGGGCATTTTAAACATTACAGCCGTTTCAGTATGGGTAATGATGCTGCTGATATTAATAATGATGGGCAACTGGATATTGTAACGGTTGATATGCTTCCTTACGATGAGAAAGTATTGAAAACATATGGTAGTGATGAGAACCCGGATACGTATAAGTTTAAGCTGATGGGCCATGGTTATCAAAATCAATATTCAAGAAACTGTTTACAGTTGAATAATGGAAATGGCAGCAGTTATAGCGAAACTGCTTTACAAAGTGGTATCTCAGCTACTGATTGGAGCTGGAGTCCTTTGTTTGCTGACTTTGATAATGATGGTAATAAAGATCTGTTCATTTCTACCGGGATAGTAAAGCGCCCTGTTGATCTGGATTATGTTCGTTTTGTTTCTGATCTCGTGTTGAAAATGGATGTGAACAAAACGAATAAGTATGATCAGGTAGCAATTGATAAAATGCCTGATGGTGCATCGCATCCTTTTTTCTACAAGGGTGATGGCGGCATAAATTTTAAAGATGTAAGTAAGGAGTGGGGTACACTGAATATGAAAGGTTATTTCAATGGTGCATCTTACGCTGATTTAAATAACGACGGCAATCTTGATGTAGTGATCAATTGTATCAATTCGCCTGCCTTGATCTTAAAGAATCAATCACCTGCTAAATTAACCATTGATATTGCATTTATTGGTAATAACGGCAACACGTATGGTATCGGTTCGAAAGCATGGGTGTATTCAGGTGGTAAAGTGCAGTATCAGCAACTGATGCTTACAAGAGGCTTTCAATCATCAAGTGATACAAAACTTCATTTTGGGCTGGATAGTGTAAGATATATCGACAGTATATTGGTGGTTTGGCCCAATCAGAAATACCAGGTGGTCAAGAATATTCCGGCAAGAGGTTTTATGGAAGTAAATCAATCAGCAGCCGGTGGTAAGTTTGATTATACAGCGTGGTTCCCTGCAAAGCAAAGACAATTTACAGATATCAGTCAGCAGTTGCTGGTGAATTATGCTCACCGGGAAAATGATTTTCTTGATTACAATAAACAATATCTCATTCCTCATCAACTTTCAACCAAAGGGCCAAAAGTTGCGGTTGCTGATGTAAACAAAGATGGGCTGCAGGATTTTTATGTATGCGGCGCATCCGGTCAGCCTGGTAAGTTAATGGTTCAAACAACCGCAGGAAAATTTACAAATATTGATACAGCAATTTTTTCTGCAACAAAAATGAGTGAAGAAGTAGATGCTGTTTTTTTTGATGCCGATAACGATGGCAACCAGGATCTGTATGTAGTGAGTGGAGGTAATGAATACAAAGATGGCGACAGTTCCTTATCTGATCATTTATACATGAACAATGGTGCCGGGCATTTTACAGTTGCAACGAACAGGATTCCGAACTTGCTGAAGAACAAATCCTGTGTAAGTGTTGCTGATATTGATAAAGATGGTGATACAGATCTGTTTGTTGGCGGTTTGGTTGATGCCAGGCAATATGGCAAAGCACAACCTTCTTACTTGTTGTTGAATGATGGGAAGGGCAATTTCTCAATCGCACCTCCGGCAGTAGTTGATCTAGAGAATACAGGCATGGTTACTGCTGCATCTTTTGCTGATATGAATAATGATGGCTGGAATGATCTTGTTGTTACAGGTGAGTGGATGCCGGTAAAAGTATTCATCAACAAGAACGGTAAGTTTATTTCAACTGATATTCCTGCATCAACAGGATTATGGCAAACAATTCATACTGCCGATGTAAATGGCGATGGACTCATGGATATACTGGCAGGAAATTGGGGGCATAATTCAAAACTCTATGCAGGTAAAGATGGACCGCTGAAATTGTATGTAAGAGATTTTGACGGAAATGGTTCCGTTGAGCAGGTCATGGCTTATACGGTAGCTGGTAATGAATATACCTTCCTTGCAAAAGATGAATTGGAAAGAGCGTTGCCGGTTCTAAAAAAAGTATATCTGCAATACAGCGAGGTTGCAGGCAAAACGGTACAGTATATGTTCTACGACCTGTTTAAAGATTATACAGAACTAAAAGCTGAAACATTAAGTTCTTCCGTTTTTTTAAATGATGGTAAAGGGCATTTTACACGAGTAGAATTGCCGGAAGAGTTGCAATTGGCTCCTGTTTTTTCGTTTTCTGCAGCACCTGCAACTAAGCCCGGTAGTTTTATAGCAGCCGGTAATTTCTATGGAACAATTCCATACGAAGGCCGTTACGATGCTTTGTGCCCGGGTATATTTTCATTCGATAAAACAAAAAATAAATTCACTGTCGATAAAAACGTAATAGATATTGATGGCGAAGTGAGAGATATGAAATGGTTGAATTTGCAGGGAAGTAAACCTGTATTGATGGTCGCAAGAAATAACATGCCGTTGAGTTTTTATCAACCGGTCAAATAA